One genomic window of Terriglobales bacterium includes the following:
- a CDS encoding class I SAM-dependent methyltransferase, producing MKPANVLTRFSDRVDDYIKYRPGYPPGVVQLLKDRCGLSPNSVIADIGSGPGNLARLFLDNGNEVFAVEPNAEMRNAGQQLLGHYRQYHSIEGSAEDTHLAGSSVDFITAAQSFHWFDWPRANAEFKRILRPHGWVVLLWNDRRLESSPFQREYEQLLLQYGTDYAEVKTQGRAAVDGIAEFFSGRFVKVSLDNSQFFDFAGLKGRVLSASYAPKPDHPNHALMLAELERLFRKCANGDEVAFEYDTNMYFGQLK from the coding sequence ATGAAACCAGCGAACGTACTCACGCGCTTCTCCGATCGCGTGGATGACTACATAAAGTATCGCCCGGGATACCCGCCTGGAGTAGTTCAGCTCCTCAAGGATCGTTGTGGGCTGAGTCCCAATTCGGTAATCGCCGACATCGGCTCAGGACCAGGGAACCTCGCGCGCCTGTTCCTCGACAACGGCAATGAAGTGTTTGCCGTGGAACCAAACGCCGAAATGCGCAATGCCGGCCAACAGCTCCTTGGACATTACCGCCAATATCACAGTATCGAGGGCTCGGCAGAAGATACGCATCTCGCTGGCAGTTCGGTCGACTTCATTACTGCAGCGCAGTCATTTCACTGGTTCGATTGGCCACGAGCTAATGCCGAGTTTAAGAGAATTCTGCGGCCTCACGGGTGGGTTGTGCTGCTGTGGAATGACCGGCGGCTAGAGTCGAGTCCTTTTCAGCGAGAGTATGAGCAGCTGCTTCTTCAATATGGAACTGATTACGCTGAAGTAAAAACTCAGGGACGAGCTGCCGTTGACGGGATTGCCGAATTCTTCTCAGGCCGCTTCGTGAAAGTCTCTCTGGACAATTCGCAATTTTTCGACTTCGCGGGTCTTAAGGGCCGCGTACTCTCCGCCTCGTACGCTCCGAAACCGGATCATCCGAATCATGCTCTTATGCTGGCCGAGCTGGAAAGACTCTTCCGCAAGTGCGCAAATGGCGACGAGGTAGCGTTCGAGTACGACACGAACATGTACTTCGGACAGCTCAAATGA
- a CDS encoding ABC transporter permease, translating into MSKRDKRDADLEAEIRSHLEMAARERVRDGQSLREAQDAAQREFGNVGLIKEVTHDMWSGASLEAFLQDVRYGLRMLVKSPAFALIAISTLALGIGANTAVFSIVNGVLLNPLPYPHPEQLVTLHESKPNFDNGSISYPNFRDWQKNNHTFSAMAISRITTFILGGHGQPEQIRGVFVSSDFFPLLGIKPLAGRMLRPGEDEVGVVPMALLSESLWREKFGSDPNVVGQGITLDGKSYSIIGVLPDQRDLLLASFRSAAVYVPIGQWTNNLLLHRGSGLGIHGIGRLKPGVTVEQARADMLSVSRNLAAAYPDVNKGIAATMFPLKQDMVRSSQSVLWVLLGAVGFVLLIACVNVANLLLARSKARSREFAVRFALGAAQGRVIRQLLTESTMLAVSGGVLGLLVAKWGTHAALATLPSALPRASGIGLDGRVLAFTFLISLVAGILFGLAPALRISAGNLFDTLKDNARGFSGSRAHTQKAFVVIEMATALVLLVGAGLMVRTLVGLWNVDPGFDPHHVLSFGISLPPSFNDASPAKIRAAFREAERQINSTPGIQASSFTWGSIPLQSDDETPFWIEGQPKPTSDNEKSWALNYLVGADYLNAMGIPLLRGRFFTESENESSVHVAVIDDVFAHKFFPNSDPIDKRLYFGEKNSVEIVGIVGHVNQWGIDRDAVGPLRTQLYRPLFQLPEETIGQMVGGMGVLVRSESAPSDLFQAIRNSLARSNSEIVAFGAETMDASVAASIATKRFVMILLSCFAALALLLASVGIYGVLSYLVGSRTQEIGVRMALGAQRFDVLKMILGDGARMTLLGIGIGVAAALALTRLMSGMLFGVKSTDPFTFAIVAVLLCAIALLACYVPARKAMRVDPMVALRYE; encoded by the coding sequence ATGTCCAAACGAGACAAAAGGGACGCTGATCTCGAAGCCGAAATTCGCAGCCACCTTGAGATGGCGGCCCGCGAACGCGTGCGCGATGGCCAGAGTTTGCGCGAAGCTCAGGATGCGGCCCAGCGTGAATTTGGCAATGTGGGCCTTATTAAAGAGGTCACGCACGATATGTGGTCGGGAGCTTCCTTGGAGGCCTTTCTGCAAGACGTGCGCTACGGCCTGCGCATGCTGGTCAAGTCTCCAGCTTTTGCCCTGATCGCAATATCGACTCTTGCTCTGGGCATTGGCGCCAATACTGCAGTATTTTCCATCGTGAACGGGGTTTTGCTGAATCCTCTGCCGTACCCGCATCCTGAGCAGTTGGTCACTCTGCACGAGAGCAAGCCGAATTTCGACAATGGCTCGATCTCTTATCCCAACTTCCGCGACTGGCAGAAGAACAACCACACTTTTTCTGCAATGGCCATCAGCCGGATTACGACGTTCATTCTCGGAGGGCACGGGCAACCGGAGCAAATTCGCGGCGTATTCGTCTCCTCGGACTTCTTTCCCCTTCTGGGCATCAAGCCGCTGGCTGGACGAATGCTCCGTCCTGGGGAGGACGAAGTTGGCGTGGTGCCGATGGCACTTCTAAGTGAGTCGTTGTGGCGTGAGAAATTCGGTTCTGATCCGAACGTTGTGGGACAGGGTATTACGCTTGATGGCAAGTCTTATTCGATCATCGGCGTACTTCCGGACCAACGGGACCTGTTGCTGGCCTCTTTTCGTTCTGCAGCGGTCTACGTCCCTATTGGGCAATGGACCAACAATCTCCTCCTGCATCGCGGCTCCGGCCTCGGCATTCACGGAATCGGCCGCTTGAAGCCGGGCGTGACTGTCGAGCAGGCGCGCGCGGACATGCTTTCCGTGAGTCGTAATCTCGCGGCGGCCTATCCGGACGTTAACAAGGGAATCGCCGCTACGATGTTCCCACTCAAGCAAGACATGGTGCGGAGCAGCCAGTCTGTGCTGTGGGTCTTGCTTGGCGCCGTCGGATTCGTTCTGCTGATCGCATGCGTGAATGTCGCGAATCTTCTGCTGGCGCGGTCGAAGGCCCGCAGCCGCGAGTTTGCTGTTCGCTTTGCACTGGGCGCAGCGCAGGGGAGGGTAATTCGTCAACTTCTTACCGAAAGCACAATGCTGGCCGTCTCCGGCGGGGTGCTCGGTCTGTTGGTCGCGAAGTGGGGAACTCACGCTGCGCTGGCGACTCTTCCAAGTGCGCTTCCGCGCGCATCCGGCATCGGACTCGATGGGCGCGTCCTGGCATTTACGTTTTTGATCTCGCTTGTTGCTGGAATTCTGTTCGGGCTCGCGCCAGCGTTGAGGATCTCGGCGGGAAATCTCTTCGACACGCTCAAGGACAATGCTCGCGGTTTCAGCGGTTCGCGCGCGCACACACAGAAAGCTTTCGTAGTGATCGAGATGGCTACAGCGCTGGTGCTGCTCGTGGGAGCCGGACTGATGGTCCGAACGCTCGTGGGCTTATGGAATGTCGATCCCGGCTTCGATCCTCATCATGTGCTCTCGTTTGGCATCTCGCTTCCGCCATCTTTCAACGATGCGAGCCCTGCCAAGATTCGGGCCGCATTTCGCGAAGCCGAGCGTCAAATCAACTCCACGCCTGGCATACAAGCAAGTTCGTTTACCTGGGGCTCAATACCGCTTCAAAGCGACGATGAGACGCCCTTCTGGATTGAAGGACAGCCGAAGCCAACCAGCGATAACGAGAAGAGTTGGGCGTTGAACTATCTCGTAGGTGCCGACTATCTGAACGCTATGGGCATTCCTTTGCTGCGTGGCCGCTTCTTCACCGAGAGCGAGAACGAGAGCTCGGTTCACGTAGCCGTGATCGACGATGTCTTCGCGCACAAGTTCTTTCCCAATTCGGATCCCATCGACAAGCGTCTGTATTTTGGCGAGAAGAACTCAGTGGAGATCGTTGGAATAGTGGGCCACGTCAATCAGTGGGGAATCGATCGGGATGCTGTCGGGCCTCTGCGCACACAACTATATCGGCCACTCTTCCAACTTCCGGAGGAGACGATCGGCCAAATGGTTGGTGGAATGGGTGTGCTCGTCAGATCGGAAAGTGCGCCATCCGATCTGTTCCAGGCGATCCGCAATTCGCTAGCGCGAAGCAACAGCGAGATCGTGGCATTCGGAGCTGAAACGATGGACGCAAGCGTAGCCGCCTCGATTGCGACCAAGCGCTTCGTGATGATCCTGCTAAGCTGCTTCGCTGCACTCGCTCTCTTGCTCGCGAGTGTAGGCATTTACGGCGTGCTCTCATACCTGGTGGGCAGCAGAACACAAGAGATTGGAGTCCGCATGGCCCTGGGAGCACAACGTTTCGATGTTCTGAAGATGATCCTGGGCGACGGCGCGCGCATGACGCTGTTAGGTATCGGCATCGGGGTGGCTGCAGCGCTCGCGCTGACGCGCCTCATGTCCGGAATGCTGTTCGGAGTCAAATCAACTGACCCATTCACGTTCGCGATCGTCGCTGTGCTGCTATGCGCTATTGCCCTCCTGGCCTGTTACGTTCCAGCGCGGAAGGCGATGCGCGTGGATCCGATGGTGGCGTTGAGGTACGAGTAA
- the accD gene encoding acetyl-CoA carboxylase, carboxyltransferase subunit beta — MTWFKRESSELDPSGEKRVRTEGLWEKCEGCRQIIWKKDLDANLNVCPKCDQHFRLDARARLAMLLDNSEWEETETNLSSTDPLKFVDTKAYKDRLAKAQKETEISDAIINAEGLLDGKQVIASAMEYRFIGGSMGAVVGEAITRAIERAIQKRKPLIIISASGGARMMEGVGSLMQMAKISAALAKLDDASLPFVSVLTDPTTGGVTASYAMLGDLNIAEPGALIGFAGPRVIEQTIRQKLPEGFQRSEFLLEHGMLDAVVHRKDLKPYLSRALSFMAA; from the coding sequence ATGACGTGGTTTAAGCGGGAAAGCTCCGAATTGGACCCTTCGGGCGAGAAGCGCGTTCGCACTGAAGGTCTTTGGGAAAAATGTGAAGGCTGCCGTCAGATCATCTGGAAGAAGGATCTCGACGCGAATCTCAACGTCTGCCCCAAATGCGACCAGCATTTCCGCCTCGACGCACGCGCCCGCCTCGCCATGCTGCTCGACAACAGCGAGTGGGAAGAAACCGAAACCAATCTCAGCTCCACCGATCCACTCAAATTCGTCGATACCAAAGCTTACAAGGACAGGTTGGCGAAAGCCCAAAAAGAGACCGAGATCTCCGATGCGATCATCAACGCCGAGGGCCTGCTCGACGGCAAGCAGGTAATCGCCAGCGCCATGGAGTATCGCTTCATCGGCGGAAGCATGGGAGCGGTAGTCGGCGAAGCCATCACGCGGGCCATCGAGCGGGCCATTCAAAAGCGCAAGCCGCTCATCATCATTTCGGCCTCTGGCGGTGCCCGCATGATGGAAGGCGTCGGCTCCCTTATGCAGATGGCAAAAATTTCGGCCGCACTCGCCAAGCTGGACGACGCCAGCCTGCCTTTCGTCTCCGTCCTCACCGATCCCACTACGGGAGGCGTAACCGCCTCATACGCAATGCTTGGCGACCTTAACATCGCCGAGCCAGGCGCGCTGATCGGCTTCGCCGGCCCGCGCGTGATCGAGCAGACCATCAGGCAAAAATTGCCGGAAGGATTTCAACGCAGCGAATTCCTGCTCGAACACGGAATGCTCGACGCCGTAGTCCACCGCAAAGACCTGAAGCCGTACCTGTCACGCGCCCTGTCCTTCATGGCTGCCTGA
- a CDS encoding nucleotidyltransferase domain-containing protein, with the protein MFTQEPITEELVQEVARRIVKEVHPRRIIAFGSYARGEQKPDSDLDLIVEMETDKPFYERGMAIAALFRNRRWAMDLLVYTPEEFAEQRGVLGSLLSMVEREGKVIYERS; encoded by the coding sequence ATGTTCACTCAGGAACCTATTACCGAAGAGCTGGTGCAAGAGGTTGCTCGAAGGATCGTCAAAGAGGTTCATCCTCGGCGAATTATCGCCTTTGGGAGCTACGCCCGGGGAGAGCAAAAACCCGACAGCGACCTTGATCTCATTGTGGAGATGGAAACCGATAAGCCGTTCTATGAGCGCGGTATGGCCATAGCCGCCCTCTTTCGTAATCGACGGTGGGCAATGGATCTCCTGGTTTACACGCCTGAGGAATTCGCCGAGCAGAGGGGCGTATTAGGCTCACTACTTTCTATGGTGGAGCGAGAGGGAAAAGTCATCTATGAGCGCTCCTGA
- the rsfS gene encoding ribosome silencing factor, which translates to MNAQIRSQVVSAVQACEEKKGEDISILELDKNSSAFTDYFLICTGKNPRQIQAIADEVELRLKKAGSPANQMEGYNQADWILIDYVDFVVHVFSEASRKFYDLERLWKSARKVTVGDLKKPAVSPRALKSARTKAPAKVASRTRNSVARKPARVTAHRRKSS; encoded by the coding sequence ATGAATGCCCAGATCCGAAGCCAGGTAGTCTCTGCCGTTCAGGCTTGCGAAGAAAAAAAAGGCGAGGACATCAGCATCCTCGAATTGGATAAGAACTCATCGGCATTCACCGACTACTTCCTCATCTGTACCGGAAAGAATCCCCGTCAGATTCAGGCCATTGCCGACGAAGTAGAGCTGCGCCTCAAGAAGGCCGGTTCTCCTGCCAACCAGATGGAGGGTTACAACCAGGCCGACTGGATCCTGATCGACTATGTGGACTTTGTCGTCCACGTGTTTTCGGAAGCTTCGCGCAAGTTCTACGACCTGGAACGGCTCTGGAAGTCGGCACGCAAGGTAACCGTCGGCGATCTGAAAAAGCCTGCGGTTAGCCCGCGTGCTCTTAAATCTGCACGCACGAAAGCTCCAGCCAAGGTAGCATCGCGGACACGCAACTCAGTCGCTCGAAAGCCTGCCCGAGTCACTGCACACCGCCGCAAGTCTTCTTGA
- a CDS encoding 23S rRNA (pseudouridine(1915)-N(3))-methyltransferase RlmH, whose translation MKLRVVWIAPKSRSREPAYDALTREYISRISRYQSIEASDLPHESALLKLLEQSAGRTKPLLVLLDSRGKDMTSEQFAEFIEAQHSADVQQLMFAVGPADGFSDAAHKVANKIVSLGKMTLPHELARVVLLEQIYRAFTIIRKHPYHCGH comes from the coding sequence ATGAAGCTGCGCGTCGTCTGGATCGCGCCGAAATCACGCAGCAGAGAGCCAGCTTACGATGCGCTCACTCGGGAATACATAAGTCGCATATCCAGGTATCAATCCATTGAAGCGTCCGACTTGCCCCATGAAAGCGCTCTACTCAAACTGCTCGAACAATCCGCCGGCCGCACCAAGCCATTGCTTGTGCTGCTCGATAGTCGCGGTAAGGACATGACTTCAGAGCAGTTTGCGGAGTTCATCGAAGCTCAGCATTCAGCAGATGTGCAGCAATTGATGTTCGCCGTCGGTCCAGCAGACGGATTCAGCGACGCAGCCCACAAGGTAGCAAACAAGATCGTCTCACTCGGCAAGATGACACTTCCTCACGAACTTGCGCGGGTCGTTCTCCTCGAGCAAATCTACCGGGCATTTACAATAATCAGGAAACATCCGTACCACTGCGGGCATTAA
- a CDS encoding HEPN domain-containing protein, translating to MSAPERDPLQWLLRAQSDLLNIDNNLTSLTIPWDTMVFHAQQVCEKLLKAVVVQKGNVPPRSHDLVLLLNMCPEVTARDTSLPQDMDKLMLLFGSRYPDTKWPSETEGRNSVAIARRLANIIVPMIKTKP from the coding sequence ATGAGCGCTCCTGAGCGCGATCCACTTCAGTGGTTGCTGAGGGCTCAAAGCGATCTGTTAAACATCGATAACAATCTCACTTCGCTCACAATTCCCTGGGACACAATGGTCTTTCATGCGCAGCAGGTCTGCGAGAAGCTGCTGAAAGCGGTTGTCGTTCAGAAGGGCAACGTGCCGCCACGTTCCCATGATCTTGTGCTCCTGTTGAACATGTGCCCTGAGGTTACCGCTCGGGACACTTCTCTGCCGCAAGATATGGACAAACTGATGCTGCTCTTCGGCTCTCGATATCCAGACACAAAGTGGCCTTCCGAGACAGAGGGAAGAAACTCTGTTGCGATAGCTCGCAGACTCGCAAACATTATTGTCCCGATGATCAAGACAAAACCGTGA
- the cobO gene encoding cob(I)yrinic acid a,c-diamide adenosyltransferase yields the protein MTDVRRGLIIVNTGPGKGKTTAAMGTALRAVGNGMKVLMLQFLKGSWHYGELDAVKAFGENFVMKQLGRGFVKVGGAETDPEDIRMVEEAWQESRAEILSGKWDLVILDEINYAISYGMLDPEKVVETLKQKPEMVHVILTGRSAHPKIVEVADTVTEMRQVKHAYEAGILAQRGIEY from the coding sequence GTGACTGACGTTCGCCGCGGTCTCATTATCGTTAACACCGGTCCCGGAAAGGGAAAGACGACTGCCGCGATGGGGACGGCCCTTCGCGCCGTCGGCAATGGCATGAAAGTTCTCATGCTGCAGTTCCTGAAAGGATCGTGGCATTACGGTGAACTCGACGCGGTGAAGGCCTTCGGCGAGAATTTCGTAATGAAGCAACTCGGACGCGGCTTCGTAAAAGTCGGCGGCGCTGAGACCGATCCGGAAGACATCCGAATGGTCGAAGAGGCGTGGCAGGAGAGTCGAGCGGAGATTCTTTCTGGAAAGTGGGATTTAGTCATTCTCGACGAAATTAATTACGCCATCAGCTACGGCATGTTGGATCCCGAGAAGGTTGTCGAAACGCTGAAGCAAAAGCCCGAAATGGTGCACGTAATCTTGACCGGACGCAGCGCACATCCGAAAATCGTTGAAGTTGCCGATACAGTCACCGAGATGCGCCAGGTGAAGCATGCCTACGAAGCCGGTATTCTGGCGCAAAGAGGAATCGAGTACTAA
- the nadD gene encoding nicotinate-nucleotide adenylyltransferase → MNLAFFGGTFDPVHRGHIAVAESATKHFELGKVLFVPAELPPHKQDHALTPFAHRFAMVALATQGHPTFIPSDFEARLYAETGKPNFSLETIRRLKSTLKKADKLYFLVGIDAFLDIANWHRAVELLKECEFIVASRPGYSLGDIAGALPERLRPKAEVLKAASKAGGGLAPSGSVMAFSGVTLHLLEDVSERVSSTQLRAAAASSGRRLEGYVGDPVAEYIRKTRLYRSAASSDSPTTAPPVAPSVKKKSRR, encoded by the coding sequence GTGAACCTCGCCTTTTTCGGCGGTACCTTCGATCCAGTTCATCGCGGACACATCGCCGTCGCCGAGAGCGCGACGAAGCACTTTGAGCTTGGCAAAGTGTTGTTCGTCCCGGCGGAGTTGCCGCCGCACAAACAAGATCATGCGCTTACTCCCTTTGCGCATCGCTTCGCAATGGTCGCGCTGGCAACGCAAGGTCATCCGACATTCATTCCCTCCGACTTTGAGGCCCGGCTCTACGCAGAAACTGGCAAACCTAACTTTTCGCTGGAGACGATCCGCCGGCTCAAGAGCACGCTGAAGAAAGCAGACAAGCTCTACTTTCTCGTCGGCATTGACGCGTTTCTCGACATAGCGAATTGGCATCGGGCAGTGGAGCTGCTCAAGGAATGCGAGTTCATCGTCGCGAGTCGTCCTGGATACTCTTTAGGAGACATCGCAGGTGCTCTTCCGGAGCGGCTCCGACCCAAAGCCGAGGTGCTGAAGGCAGCGAGCAAAGCAGGCGGTGGGCTGGCGCCTTCAGGTTCGGTGATGGCGTTTTCCGGCGTCACTCTTCACCTGCTGGAAGATGTCTCTGAGCGCGTCTCCTCCACACAATTGCGCGCTGCTGCTGCTTCCTCCGGCAGGCGACTCGAGGGATATGTTGGAGACCCCGTTGCCGAGTACATCCGCAAGACTCGGCTCTATCGTTCAGCTGCCAGTTCTGACAGTCCGACCACAGCGCCGCCCGTCGCCCCCAGTGTCAAAAAGAAATCACGGCGCTGA
- a CDS encoding PAS domain S-box protein → MTNAQGKRTSIFKRDLGQRHWLVRYGCATFFVVLALLLNSIPPAQSLPFLFFFAAVALSASVCGFGPALLATGLSAIAADYFFLGIEFSFSHSLSDLLRVSFFLLVALLISSTARQKSKAEKLAEQSRAKLAAIIESSDDSILTKTLDGTITTWNKGAERLYGYKAEEIVGKNVAQLAPPEKQGEMTAIMEKLRRGERIDHYETVRVTKDGSRIDISLSVSPLFEDGKIFGASSIARDITAKKLNEEALRRAEKLAAAGRLSATIAHELNNPLEAIINLIYLVRSSQGLDEKARRRLDLADQELARVAHMTRQTLGFYRDSSSATRLDVTKIMDEVLALYMRKFESKGIGVQKQYCDPMAVTAFAGEIRQVFSNLVANAIDAMTDSGCVTIKIANSREWKNANLPGVRVTVADSGSGISPATKPRLFEPFYTTKRDVGTGLGLWLSKEIVEKHGGSISVRSSIQPGRTGTAFSVFLPIGPPAKTQTQAA, encoded by the coding sequence ATGACGAACGCGCAGGGGAAGCGCACTTCGATATTCAAACGGGACTTGGGGCAGCGCCATTGGCTAGTACGGTACGGCTGCGCAACATTCTTCGTCGTCCTCGCGCTACTTCTCAATTCCATTCCTCCAGCCCAGTCCCTGCCCTTTCTCTTCTTTTTTGCAGCGGTCGCCCTTAGTGCAAGTGTCTGTGGTTTTGGTCCAGCACTGCTGGCTACGGGTCTATCGGCAATCGCTGCCGATTACTTCTTCCTAGGAATAGAGTTCTCATTCTCACACTCGCTGAGTGACCTTCTGCGGGTGAGCTTCTTTCTCCTGGTCGCTCTCCTGATAAGCAGCACTGCCAGACAGAAATCGAAAGCCGAAAAGCTCGCCGAGCAAAGTCGAGCGAAGCTTGCTGCGATTATCGAGTCTTCAGACGACTCCATCCTCACGAAAACACTTGACGGTACGATCACCACCTGGAACAAGGGAGCTGAAAGGCTCTATGGTTATAAGGCGGAAGAGATCGTGGGCAAGAACGTCGCGCAACTCGCGCCTCCGGAAAAGCAAGGCGAGATGACCGCCATCATGGAGAAGCTCAGACGAGGCGAGAGAATCGATCATTACGAGACGGTTAGGGTGACGAAAGATGGATCCAGAATCGATATCTCTCTTTCGGTGTCGCCTCTATTCGAGGATGGAAAGATATTTGGCGCGTCGTCGATTGCTCGCGATATCACTGCCAAGAAGCTCAACGAAGAGGCATTGCGAAGGGCCGAAAAGCTGGCTGCCGCGGGCCGTTTATCTGCGACCATCGCGCATGAGCTCAACAATCCCCTGGAAGCCATCATCAACCTCATTTACCTGGTCCGCAGTAGTCAGGGGTTAGACGAGAAGGCACGGCGGCGCCTGGATCTAGCCGACCAGGAGTTGGCCCGGGTGGCCCATATGACAAGGCAGACGCTAGGTTTTTATCGAGACAGCTCGTCTGCCACGCGACTTGACGTGACCAAGATCATGGACGAAGTGCTCGCGTTGTATATGCGTAAATTCGAATCCAAGGGCATAGGAGTCCAAAAGCAATATTGCGATCCGATGGCAGTGACGGCCTTCGCTGGCGAAATTCGTCAGGTCTTCTCAAACCTGGTCGCGAACGCTATCGACGCAATGACCGATTCGGGCTGCGTCACGATAAAGATAGCGAACTCTCGCGAGTGGAAAAATGCCAACCTGCCGGGCGTGCGCGTCACCGTCGCAGACTCCGGTTCCGGGATCAGTCCTGCAACTAAGCCGCGACTGTTTGAACCGTTCTACACGACAAAAAGGGACGTCGGAACCGGACTTGGCCTATGGCTCTCCAAGGAGATCGTCGAGAAACACGGCGGCTCTATTTCAGTGCGCAGCAGTATTCAACCCGGCCGCACGGGCACAGCATTCTCAGTTTTTCTTCCAATCGGTCCACCCGCAAAAACCCAGACTCAGGCAGCATAG
- a CDS encoding response regulator — translation MGTVLTTPETLFHGASHSPERRHPLKRADSSTAKSKPKVLIVDDEHLIADTLAEILNDKGFEVTAVYDGRSALEHIQDFDPDILITDVVMPGMSGIELATIVRSTCPTTRIVLLSGQAGTAELVDRARRQGHSFELLSKPIAPEALLERLREK, via the coding sequence TTGGGCACAGTCCTCACAACTCCTGAAACGCTCTTTCACGGCGCTTCTCACTCGCCGGAACGAAGGCATCCGCTCAAGCGGGCAGACTCTTCGACCGCAAAGAGCAAGCCTAAAGTGCTGATCGTGGATGACGAGCACCTGATTGCGGACACGCTCGCGGAAATCCTCAATGACAAGGGGTTTGAAGTCACTGCCGTGTATGACGGTCGAAGCGCACTTGAACACATTCAGGACTTCGATCCGGACATCCTCATCACGGATGTCGTGATGCCGGGTATGAGCGGAATAGAACTCGCAACCATTGTTCGGAGCACTTGCCCAACCACGCGAATCGTTCTTCTCTCGGGCCAGGCGGGAACAGCGGAACTGGTCGATCGGGCCAGACGCCAGGGCCATTCCTTTGAGCTGCTGTCGAAGCCGATTGCTCCGGAGGCTTTGCTGGAACGATTGCGAGAGAAGTGA